A region from the Gossypium hirsutum isolate 1008001.06 chromosome A08, Gossypium_hirsutum_v2.1, whole genome shotgun sequence genome encodes:
- the LOC107926249 gene encoding zinc finger A20 and AN1 domain-containing stress-associated protein 5 — translation MAQRTEKEETEFKVPETLTLCVNDCGVIGNPATNNMCQNCFNATTPKSTAAVVSSSTGGASSAGVSILNQRSTTSRSINKRSDLSPPKTTTFVRSSGSRNDPEPGTEKKVVNRCSGCRKRVGLTGFRCRCGELFCADHRYSDRHDCSYDYKTVGREAIARENPVVKAAKIIKV, via the coding sequence ATGGCTCAAAGAACCGAAAAAGAAGAAACCGAGTTCAAGGTACCGGAAACCTTAACGCTTTGCGTCAACGATTGTGGTGTTATAGGAAATCCGGCCACCAATAACATGTGTCAAAATTGTTTCAACGCTACAACGCCTAAATCAACCGCTGCCGTTGTCTCCTCTTCAACCGGTGGTGCTAGTTCAGCTGGTGTTTCGATCCTGAACCAAAGATCTACCACGTCGCGTTCTATAAACAAGCGATCCGATCTTTCTCCGCCTAAAACGACGACGTTTGTTAGGAGTTCTGGTTCGAGGAACGATCCGGAGCCTGGTACGGAAAAGAAGGTGGTGAACCGGTGTTCTGGATGTAGAAAACGTGTCGGTTTGACCGGGTTTAGGTGTCGATGCGGTGAACTGTTTTGTGCCGATCATCGGTACTCGGATCGTCACGATTGTAGTTATGATTACAAGACGGTCGGTCGTGAGGCCATCGCTAGGGAAAATCCGGTTGTTAAAGCGGCCAAGATAATTAAAGtctga
- the LOC107926248 gene encoding sm-like protein LSM7, whose amino-acid sequence MSGRKETVLDLAKFVDKGVQVKLTGGRQVTGTLKGYDQLLNLVLDEAVEFLRDQDDPLKTTDQTRRLGLIVCRGTAVMLVSPTDGTDEIANPFIQPDGA is encoded by the exons ATG TCAGGCAGGAAGGAAACAGTGTTGGATTTGGCTAAGTTTGTTGACAAAGGTGTTCAGGTCAAACTCACCGGTGGTAGACAAG TCACAGGGACCCTAAAAGGATACGACCAGCTACTGAATCTTGTCCTGGATGAAGCTGTAGAGTTTCTTCGAG ACCAGGATGATCCGTTGAAGACTACTGATCAGACTAGGCGTCTTGGCTTGATA GTTTGTAGGGGCACAGCAGTCATGCTGGTGTCACCTACCGATGGCACAGATGAGATTGCCAATCCTTTCATCCAGCCAGATGGAGCCTGA